A genomic window from Gammaproteobacteria bacterium includes:
- a CDS encoding XRE family transcriptional regulator: MEPIAQAKRRVRKNYNPEPLIERLKELLTERKESMRGASLASGLDYGYIQRIIQGHRPAMEAVILLADHFEINPNALLTLAGYPPLKVFDIRTASTENLPPEAVDVALAIARIPNPGERKQIADAVMTLLKKYFG; the protein is encoded by the coding sequence ATGGAACCCATCGCACAGGCAAAGAGACGAGTACGCAAAAACTATAATCCTGAACCACTTATAGAACGCTTGAAAGAATTGTTAACAGAGCGGAAAGAAAGTATGCGAGGTGCATCTCTGGCCAGTGGATTGGATTACGGGTACATTCAGCGCATCATCCAGGGACACCGTCCGGCTATGGAAGCAGTAATTCTATTGGCCGACCATTTTGAAATCAACCCTAACGCATTGCTTACATTAGCGGGATATCCTCCCCTAAAGGTTTTCGATATTCGCACAGCGAGTACGGAAAATCTGCCACCTGAGGCAGTGGACGTTGCACTGGCTATCGCGCGCATCCCGAACCCCGGCGAGCGAAAACAGATCGCTGACGCAGTGATGACACTACTGAAAAAATATTTTGGGTAA